One Neodiprion pinetum isolate iyNeoPine1 chromosome 1, iyNeoPine1.2, whole genome shotgun sequence genomic window carries:
- the LOC138191382 gene encoding uncharacterized protein, which translates to MSSETQSTKLPVMNFDKCTQQSTKRKKRHGESVPRIVRAVFCETSNCGKPNALFALITHPTGLRFENLYVHSKSLNQPKYKFLSQVLKNVDGVEYHPSNEHEHVIASNEAQPNSIMELVNVPRGTKLVKEEVKEKLKTETKDEPKNAIKAEDSFATAEEEDQTITESSVRSKNEYLEMLNDKKRQHKLDTLYGVRSLSTARLMVGHLPISFERDSVCIGGTLYPKTQGLLELLFKKMPNSAHVTRNDKEDYRNILLATNAHRKYDRATEPIRNAQSAKFEHLIAELLNISTSGKGVSPSSQMSKRTGKDVLLPQAWVTRQVVKAYYIFWDDANELVERLCLLMASQGVRNTSHNNEIMTVLEELREAGIITLEITTEKALDTFYTDLKTGRDLSIQNTEIISKLDTRLRALEYEREKASTGDGTA; encoded by the exons ATGAGTTCCGAGACACAATCGACCAAGCtgcccgtgatgaattttgacaaatgcACGCAGCAGAgtacaaaacggaaaaaacgTCATGGCGAATCGGTGCCGAGAATTGTACGTGCGGTATTCTGCGAAACATCTAACTGTGGCAAACCCAACGCATTATTTGCGCTTATAACGCATCCCACCGGTTTGAGGTTCGAAAACCTGTACGTTCactcaaaatctctcaatcaACCGAAATACAAGTTTCTGAGTCAAGTGCTCAAAAATGTCGACGGTGTTGAGTATCACCCCTCCAATGAGCATGAGCACGTCATTGCATCGAACGAGGCGCAACCCAACTCGATCATG GAATTAGTCAATGTTCCTCGAGGCACGAAACTTGTCAAGGAAGAGGTGAAGGAAAAActcaaaactgaaacgaagGATGAGCCGAAGAACGCAATAAAAGCAGAAGATTCTTTTGCAACTGCAGAGGAAGAGGATCAAACTATTACAGAATCGTCGGTAAgatcaaaaaatgaatatcttgagatgctcaacgataaaaaaagaCAGCACAAGTTGGATACTCTTTACGGGGTACGGAGTCTTTCTACTGCCAGACTGATGGTTGGTCACTTACCGATAAGCTTCGAGCGCGATTCCGTTTGCATAGGCGGTACGCTCTATCCGAAAACTCAGGGACTGCTGGAACTGCTGTTTAAAAAGATGCCCAACAGCGCTCACGTTACCCGCAACGACAAGGAGGATTACAGAAATATCCTTCTCGCAACAAATGCTCACAGAAAGTACGATAGAGCCACCGAGCCTATCCGAAACGCTCAGAGCGCCAAATTCGAGCATTTAATTGCTGAGTTGCTCAATATTTCTACGTCAGGCAAAGGCGTATCACCATCGTCACAGATGTCGAAGCGTACGGGCAAAGATGTTCTGCTACCTCAGGCTTGGGTTACTCGACAAGTTGTTAAagcatattatattttctgggaCGACGCTAACGAGCTGGTGGAACGTCTTTGTTTGCTTATGGCATCTCAAGGGGTTAGGAATACAAGTCacaacaatgaaattatgACGGTTCTCGAAGAATTACGGGAAGCCGGAATCATTA ctttggagatcaccacggagaaggccttggataccttttacacagacttgaaaacaggcagagacctgtCCATTCAAAACActgaaatcatttccaaattggacaccagactaagagcgttggaatatgaacgagaaaaagcaagcactggtgacggaactgcataa